From the Oncorhynchus nerka isolate Pitt River linkage group LG20, Oner_Uvic_2.0, whole genome shotgun sequence genome, one window contains:
- the LOC115101755 gene encoding transcriptional adapter 1-like isoform X1, with product MAAHATGLEIAKKHLTEAIGDNVKHYWANLKLWFKHKISKEEFDIEARRLLAQDNVHVHNDFLLAILTRCQIIVAKPEGAGSLQWAGSSASKPGKPAKGKKKFSFRQKFDHRFQPQNPLSAAQAFSPREVGSEEEELRLSAHTLLLPTRGQLEARMMVTAFELGLDNVTEDAVSTMVHAVEQVVSVHSGPPPSPYTHFTHLKDMLTAVVSRRKAYRLRDGHFSYAFGSDVTPQPYLKNSLAAYHIVTDCPPHSASRLAGPPPQLLQDDAEQQAALLLACSGDSLLAPLPPINMFDLLEALQVHRGVMPSHTMYALNMERILSRLWHPSHEDLEQDHVHRQRLAGKDGLLVS from the exons ATGGCAGCCCATGCTACTGGGcttgaaattgccaagaaacattTAACTGAAGCAATTGGTGATAATGTTAAACA TTACTGGGCGAACTTGAAACTGTGGTTCAAACACAAGATAAGCAAGGAAGAGTTTGACATCGAGGCTCGTCGCCTTTTGGCACAAGACAACG ttcatgTCCACAATGACTTTCTCCTGGCCATTCTCACACGTTGTCAGATAATCGTCGCCAAACCAG AGGGTGCTGGATCTTTGCAGTGGGCAGGTAGCTCAGCCTCCAAGCCTGGCAAGCCTGCCAAAGGAAAAAAGAAGTTCTCCTTCAGACAGAAATTTGAT CATCGCTTCCAGCCCCAGAACCCTCTGAGTGCGGCCCAGGCCTTCAGCCCGCGGGAGGTtgggagtgaggaagaggagctgAGACTTAGTGCCCACACCCTGTTGCTGCCCACCCGGGGCCAGCTGGAGGCCCGCATGATGGTCACCGCTTTTGAGCTGGGCCTGGACAACGTCACGGAGGACGCCGTCAGCACCATGGTCCACGCAGTGGAG CAAGTTGTATCAGTTCACTCaggaccccccccctccccatacACACACTTCACTCACCTGAAGGACATGCTGACTGCTGTGGTGTCCAGGAGGAAGGCCTACCGACTGCGTGATGGACACTTCTCCTACGCCTTCGGCAGTGATGTCACCCCCCAGCCCTACTTGAAGAACAGCCTGGCAGCCTACCACATTGTCACAGATTG CCCACCTCACAGTGCATCTCGTCTGGCCGGCCCGCCCCCTCAGCTATTACAAGACGATGCTGAGCAGCAGGCTGCTCTCCTATTGGCCTGTTCTGGTGACAGTCTCCTTGCGCCCCTCCCTCCGATCAACATGTTTGATCTCCTGGAAGCGTTACAG GTCCACCGAGGTGTGATGCCCTCTCACACCATGTATGCCCTGAACATGGAACGGATTCTGTCCCGGCTGTGGCATCCCAGTCACGAGGACCTGGAGCAGGACCATGTGCACCGCCAACGCCTCGCAGGGAAGGATGGTCTGCTCGTcagctga
- the LOC115101755 gene encoding transcriptional adapter 1-like isoform X2, with product MLNIHVHNDFLLAILTRCQIIVAKPEGAGSLQWAGSSASKPGKPAKGKKKFSFRQKFDHRFQPQNPLSAAQAFSPREVGSEEEELRLSAHTLLLPTRGQLEARMMVTAFELGLDNVTEDAVSTMVHAVEQVVSVHSGPPPSPYTHFTHLKDMLTAVVSRRKAYRLRDGHFSYAFGSDVTPQPYLKNSLAAYHIVTDCPPHSASRLAGPPPQLLQDDAEQQAALLLACSGDSLLAPLPPINMFDLLEALQVHRGVMPSHTMYALNMERILSRLWHPSHEDLEQDHVHRQRLAGKDGLLVS from the exons ATGTTAAACA ttcatgTCCACAATGACTTTCTCCTGGCCATTCTCACACGTTGTCAGATAATCGTCGCCAAACCAG AGGGTGCTGGATCTTTGCAGTGGGCAGGTAGCTCAGCCTCCAAGCCTGGCAAGCCTGCCAAAGGAAAAAAGAAGTTCTCCTTCAGACAGAAATTTGAT CATCGCTTCCAGCCCCAGAACCCTCTGAGTGCGGCCCAGGCCTTCAGCCCGCGGGAGGTtgggagtgaggaagaggagctgAGACTTAGTGCCCACACCCTGTTGCTGCCCACCCGGGGCCAGCTGGAGGCCCGCATGATGGTCACCGCTTTTGAGCTGGGCCTGGACAACGTCACGGAGGACGCCGTCAGCACCATGGTCCACGCAGTGGAG CAAGTTGTATCAGTTCACTCaggaccccccccctccccatacACACACTTCACTCACCTGAAGGACATGCTGACTGCTGTGGTGTCCAGGAGGAAGGCCTACCGACTGCGTGATGGACACTTCTCCTACGCCTTCGGCAGTGATGTCACCCCCCAGCCCTACTTGAAGAACAGCCTGGCAGCCTACCACATTGTCACAGATTG CCCACCTCACAGTGCATCTCGTCTGGCCGGCCCGCCCCCTCAGCTATTACAAGACGATGCTGAGCAGCAGGCTGCTCTCCTATTGGCCTGTTCTGGTGACAGTCTCCTTGCGCCCCTCCCTCCGATCAACATGTTTGATCTCCTGGAAGCGTTACAG GTCCACCGAGGTGTGATGCCCTCTCACACCATGTATGCCCTGAACATGGAACGGATTCTGTCCCGGCTGTGGCATCCCAGTCACGAGGACCTGGAGCAGGACCATGTGCACCGCCAACGCCTCGCAGGGAAGGATGGTCTGCTCGTcagctga